Proteins encoded by one window of Cydia fagiglandana chromosome Z, ilCydFagi1.1, whole genome shotgun sequence:
- the LOC134678113 gene encoding uncharacterized protein LOC134678113, producing MFSSVLGCSCGDNDNSKVDVIQYDDGTVESMEAGQPFPTSDQIWGMMGTILAIGAVWMIFTRIKRGRKASPHPPPLAARESDKQQPLEAPRPSPLKQTDTQTSSSPCNKRCK from the exons atgtttTCCTCCGTTTTAGGTTGTAGTTGTGGTGATAATGATAACTCCAAGGTAGACGTTATACAATACGACGATGGTACTGTGGAGAGCATGGAAGCGGGCCAGCCCTTCCCAACCTCGGACCAGATCTGGGGAATGATGGGCACTATTCTGGCCATTGGAGCAGTTTGGATGATATTCACAAGG ATCAAACGCGGCCGCAAGGCTTCTCCGCATCCACCACCACTCGCCGCCCGCGAGAGCGACAAGCAGCAACCTCTCGAAGCCCCGCGCCCCTCCCCGCTCAAACAGACCGATACACAAACCTCGTCGTCCCCGTGCAACAAGCGTTGTAAATAA